In one Magnetococcus sp. PR-3 genomic region, the following are encoded:
- the pelG gene encoding exopolysaccharide Pel transporter PelG, translated as MAGIGFVLRNLTYKDNLMGLLAGFGYSALVATGPWLFTILSLTGSMALGSLFTTFEQQSTFRIIVIYNFAFSLVLSGPIVMVITRYVADLIFTREVQHVPGTLLGGLILLFTIQAPLAIGFYFFFADLEVSNRIHGLTNYFLITGIWLVTVFITALKDYKFIIRIFLMGMILGTLTNPILSMEFGVSGMLFGFNTGLAIIFFALTARVFAEYPYKVRGLFLFMPHFKKYWDLALIGLFFNMAAWMDKWIMWFAPESEQLVGGFPSYPNYDSAMFLAYLTIVPSMASFVLSMETSFYERYLKYYRDIQKHVTYEQIIANQKDLIGSIHTSGRNFFILQGGISVTALVLAPTIFQAFGVNFLQLGMFRLGVLGAFYHAMLLFLNIALSYFDFRRHALAISGVFLLTNGGFSIISLNYGFPYYGYGYFAATAFTFGFAFLLVFHMLRNLPYHTFISSNDSVKG; from the coding sequence ATGGCTGGTATTGGATTTGTCTTACGTAACCTAACCTATAAAGACAACCTTATGGGGTTGTTGGCGGGTTTTGGCTATTCCGCTTTGGTGGCCACGGGACCTTGGCTGTTTACCATTCTCTCCCTCACAGGCTCGATGGCCTTGGGATCTCTGTTTACCACGTTTGAGCAGCAATCGACCTTTCGTATTATTGTTATTTATAACTTTGCCTTCTCTTTGGTCCTTTCTGGCCCCATCGTCATGGTCATTACCCGCTATGTAGCTGACCTGATCTTTACCCGCGAAGTCCAGCATGTGCCAGGTACGCTTTTGGGTGGGCTTATTTTGCTCTTTACCATTCAGGCACCACTGGCAATTGGCTTTTATTTCTTTTTTGCCGACCTTGAAGTCAGTAACCGTATTCATGGACTGACCAACTATTTTCTGATTACCGGGATCTGGCTGGTCACGGTCTTTATTACGGCCTTGAAAGATTATAAATTTATTATCCGCATTTTCTTAATGGGAATGATCTTAGGCACTTTAACCAACCCCATACTCTCTATGGAGTTTGGGGTGTCAGGTATGCTGTTTGGTTTTAACACCGGTCTGGCCATTATCTTTTTTGCCTTAACCGCACGGGTGTTTGCTGAGTACCCCTATAAAGTGCGGGGGCTCTTTTTATTCATGCCCCACTTTAAGAAATATTGGGATCTGGCCCTTATCGGCCTATTTTTCAATATGGCCGCTTGGATGGATAAGTGGATTATGTGGTTTGCGCCAGAGAGCGAGCAGTTGGTAGGTGGTTTTCCCTCCTACCCCAACTATGACAGTGCCATGTTCTTGGCCTATCTAACCATCGTCCCCTCAATGGCCTCTTTTGTTCTGAGTATGGAGACCAGCTTTTACGAACGCTATTTAAAGTATTATCGGGATATTCAAAAGCATGTGACGTATGAACAGATTATCGCCAACCAAAAAGATCTCATTGGCTCCATCCATACCAGCGGGCGTAACTTTTTTATTTTGCAGGGGGGTATTTCCGTAACGGCCTTGGTTTTGGCCCCTACAATCTTCCAGGCATTTGGGGTGAATTTTTTACAGTTGGGGATGTTTAGACTGGGGGTCTTGGGGGCCTTTTACCATGCCATGCTGCTGTTCTTGAACATCGCCCTATCCTACTTTGACTTCCGGCGTCATGCACTGGCGATTAGTGGTGTTTTTCTGCTAACCAATGGTGGCTTCAGCATTATCTCACTGAACTATGGCTTCCCCTACTACGGTTATGGCTATTTTGCAGCCACAGCATTTACCTTTGGTTTTGCTTTCCTGTTGGTTTTTCATATGTTAAGGAATCTACCCTACCATACCTTCATCAGCTCGAACGATTCGGTTAAAGGATAA